Proteins encoded together in one Terriglobus saanensis SP1PR4 window:
- a CDS encoding CCA tRNA nucleotidyltransferase, with product MSTESQQVSESASQQKAALRVVERLRGVQFSAYFVGGCVRDLLMGHAPKDYDVATNACPDAVIKLFRRTFPVGAHFGVVIVCDNDGSQTEVATFRADGAYEDGRRPTEVRYADTPQVDVLRRDFTINGMMMDPVTGEVLDFVGGRDDLEAKILRAIGTPQVRFEEDKLRMLRAVRFAARFGFTLEPRTLQAIQAQAPTINQVSNERVRDELTRMLTEGHARRAFELLDETGLLREVLPEVAKMKGVQQPPQFHPEGDVWIHTLLLLEKLQAGCSMELGWAALLHDVGKPPTFRAPDPTHAKPRIRFDGHAEIGTTMARTICNRLRMSNDETEQICLLVANHMRFGDVMQMKPATLKRFFRLPKFDEHLRLHWMDASSAHGDLRLYDFAKQQYESAPPDTIKPALFLTGRDLIDAGLKPGPRFKLLLEQIEDAQLEGRITTKAEAINLLRELLASNPS from the coding sequence ATGAGTACAGAGAGTCAGCAGGTCAGCGAGTCAGCAAGTCAGCAGAAAGCCGCTCTGCGCGTCGTCGAGCGGCTGCGTGGCGTGCAGTTTTCCGCCTATTTTGTCGGTGGATGCGTGCGCGATCTCCTCATGGGCCACGCGCCGAAAGACTACGACGTCGCCACGAACGCCTGCCCGGATGCCGTCATAAAACTCTTCCGTCGCACCTTCCCCGTCGGCGCGCACTTTGGCGTGGTGATCGTCTGCGACAACGACGGTTCGCAGACCGAAGTGGCGACCTTCCGCGCCGACGGAGCCTACGAAGACGGCCGCCGACCCACCGAGGTCCGCTACGCCGACACGCCGCAGGTCGACGTACTCCGGCGCGACTTCACCATCAACGGCATGATGATGGATCCCGTGACCGGCGAGGTGCTGGACTTCGTCGGTGGGCGCGACGATCTCGAAGCGAAAATCCTCCGCGCTATCGGCACACCGCAGGTGCGCTTCGAAGAAGACAAGCTCCGCATGCTGCGGGCAGTACGGTTCGCCGCACGCTTCGGCTTCACGCTCGAACCCCGTACGCTCCAGGCGATTCAGGCGCAGGCCCCCACCATCAACCAGGTCAGTAATGAGCGCGTGCGCGATGAACTGACGCGCATGCTGACCGAGGGCCACGCACGGCGCGCCTTCGAGCTACTGGACGAAACCGGCCTACTGCGGGAAGTCCTTCCCGAAGTCGCAAAGATGAAGGGCGTGCAGCAACCGCCGCAGTTCCATCCCGAAGGCGATGTCTGGATACACACGCTTCTGCTGCTGGAAAAGCTGCAGGCAGGATGCTCCATGGAACTGGGATGGGCCGCTTTGCTGCACGACGTCGGAAAGCCTCCCACCTTCCGCGCACCCGACCCGACGCATGCCAAGCCGCGCATCCGCTTCGACGGCCATGCTGAGATCGGCACCACCATGGCCCGCACCATCTGCAACCGCCTGCGCATGTCCAACGACGAGACCGAGCAGATCTGTCTCCTCGTCGCCAACCACATGCGCTTCGGCGACGTGATGCAGATGAAGCCCGCAACCCTGAAGCGCTTCTTCCGCCTGCCGAAGTTCGATGAACACCTGCGCCTCCACTGGATGGACGCCTCGTCGGCACACGGCGACCTGCGCCTCTACGACTTTGCCAAACAGCAGTACGAAAGCGCTCCCCCGGACACCATCAAACCCGCACTCTTTCTCACCGGACGCGACCTGATCGACGCTGGCCTGAAACCCGGCCCACGCTTCAAACTTCTGTTGGAACAAATCGAAGACGCGCAACTCGAAGGTCGCATTACGACAAAAGCCGAAGCCATCAATCTTCTTCGCGAACTTCTGGCGTCCAATCCCTCATGA